One genomic window of Chanos chanos chromosome 13, fChaCha1.1, whole genome shotgun sequence includes the following:
- the proza gene encoding protein Z, vitamin K-dependent plasma glycoprotein a has product MVYWRSAFTVAVLCGFVAAGPDSRRAPVFLDKEDASAVISRQKRANEGNEESLPANLERECVEEVCNYEEAREVFQDAYRTDIFWSVYVDGDQCAGQPCKNGAMCSDSVGGYDCICKSGYSGVHCETDQTVCVVDKTKGCSQFCKPGYQSYECSCARGWKLSGKEKCVPAVSQPCGQVSSSIQWESRQSSNIRNDYDGLNCMTGECPWQALLKSPASGSFCNGVILKENLILTTAYCASKHNDIQVVVGTRRVTYEVGEQTLSVKKVHVHPLFVADSPENDLALVELQTSINIKNSVRAACLPERDFADSVLLTGEWMGMVTGWKDVPDATELQGDLRLNHLSYKSFSDCKQQHPGLMTNKMICTMPRPKADCFFSSGSPVLTVYRDVFFLTGVVSRVPGMECNKGYILQKVSRFLPWINSVLNTA; this is encoded by the exons ATGGTGTACTGGAGGAGTGCTTTTACTGTAGCGGTTCTCTGCGGCTTTGTCGCGGCCGGTCCGGACAGCAGGAGAG CCCCAGTGTTCTTGGATAAGGAGGATGCCAGTGCAGTCATATCCAGACAGAAGAGAGCTAATGAAGGCAATGAGGAGTCACTTCCGGCTAACCTGGAGAGGGAGTGTGTTGAGGAAGTGTGTAACTATGAAGAGGCCAGGGAAGTGTTTCAGGATGCCTACCGTACA GATATTTTTTGGTCAGTCTACGTAG ATGGAGACCAGTGTGCTGGTCAGCCATGCAAAAACGGGGCCATGTGTTCAGACAGTGTCGGTGGATATGACTGTATCTGTAAGAGCGGCTACTCTGGAGTCCACTGTGAAACAG atcagacagtgtgtgtggtggataAGACTAAAGGCTGTAGTCAGTTCTGTAAACCAGGGTACCAATCATATGAGTGCTCGTGTGCACGAGGCTGGAAGCTAAGCGGCAAGGAGAAATGTGTCCCAGCAG tgtctcaaCCCTGTGGGCAGGTGAGCAGCTCCATTCAGTGGGAGAGCAGACAGTCATCCAACATCAGAAATGACTATGACGGATTGAACTGTATGACTGGCGAGTGCCCCTGGCAG gcACTGTTGAAGAGCCCAGCATCTGGTTCCTTCTGCAATGGTGTCATCCTGAAAGAGAATCTGATTCTGACCACCGCTTACTGTGCctccaaacacaatgacatccAGGTGGTTGTTG GAACACGTAGGGTCACATATGAAGTGGGAGAACAGACCCTGTCTGTGAAGAAGGTCCATGTTCACCCTCTCTTTGTGGCGGACAGTCCAGAGAATGACTTGGCACTGGTGGAGCTTCAGACTAGTATCAATATTAAGAACAGCGTCAGAGCAGCCTGCCTACCGGAGCGAGACTTCGCAGACAGTGTTCTCTTGACGGGAGAGTGGATGGGGATGGTAACAGGGTGGAAGGACGTTCCCGACGCCACTGAACTTCAGGGGGATCTCAGACTAAACCATCTGTCTTACAAGAGTTTCTCTGACTGCAAGCAACAGCACCCTGGTCTG ATGACCAATAAGATGATATGCACCATGCCACGGCCCAAAGCAGACTGTTTCTTTAGCTCTGGCAGTCCTGTTCTGACAGTGTACCGTGACGTGTTCTTCCTGACGGGTGTGGTCAGCAGAGTTCCGGGGATGGAGTGTAACAAAGGATACATTCTACAGAAAGTCTCTCGATTTCTCCCCTGGATCAACTCAGTTCTGAACACTGCTTAG